Proteins encoded in a region of the Phacochoerus africanus isolate WHEZ1 chromosome 8, ROS_Pafr_v1, whole genome shotgun sequence genome:
- the FAM151A gene encoding protein FAM151A translates to MACKKGCPKWSLVTGASVALGFAVVMVLCFTLPKRTQPGCVQAAACRSDADMMDYLLSVGQLSQRDGLLVTWYHAANSQKEMQAALSSDIMVLEADVTVEGLNTANETGVPIMAHPPAIYSDNTLQQWLETVLASSQKGIKLDFKSIKAVGPALDLLRRLTEEGRVRRPVWINADILRGPNMPISIEVNATQFLNLVQEKYPETTLSPGWTTLYLPQLPNGTYSRAMVEKMQELVGPVPQRVTFPVRAVMVRAAWPHFSWLLGQSERYSLTLWQSASDPLLVDDLLYVRDNTAAHQTYYDIFEPLLSQFKQLAANTSRKQSYYTGGSLVPLLQLPGEEGVSVEWLVPEIQGNGSTATVHLPDREGMILLNVGLQEPAAGDPVAVVRAPDGRALTLESCLRQLAMRPGSWGVHLHMAVPTALRPSLATLANLSALGHLLRPVWVGATISHGSFVAPGYVTGRELLAAVAEVFPHVTVAPGWPEEVLGSGYREQLVTDMLELCQGLWQPVSFQLQAGPLGQSTAGVVARLLAASPRATVTVEHRPGRGHYASVRAALLAARAADKTRVYYRLPQSDRADLLADVGRN, encoded by the exons ATGGCCTGCAAGAAGGGGTGCCCCAAGTGGTCCCTTGTCACGGGTGCCAGTGTGGCTCTGGGGTTCGCCGTCGTCATGGTCCTGTGCTTCACGCTGCCGAAGCGCACCCAGCCAG GCTGTGTGCAGGCTGCAGCCTGCCGCTCCGACGCAGACATGATGGACTACCTGCTGAGCGTGGGTCAGCTCAGCCAACGGGATGGCCTGCTGGTCACCTGGTACCACGCTGCCAACAGCCAGAAGGAGATGCAGGCAGCCCTCAGCA GTGACATCATGGTCCTGGAGGCAGATGTCACAGTAGAAGGGCTCAACACAGCCAACGAGACCGGGGTCCCCATCATGGCACACCCCCCAGCCATCTACAGCGACAACACCCTGCAGCAGTGGCTGGAGACCGTGCTGGCCTCTTCCCAGAAGG GCATCAAGCTGGACTTCAAGAGCATCAAGGCCGTGGGCCCTGCCCTGGACCTCCTGCGGCGGCTGACGGAGGAGGGGAGAGTTCGGAGGCCTGTATGGATCAACGCCGACATCCTGAGAGGCCCGAACATGCCCATCTCAATAGAGGTCAATGCCACACA GTTCCTGAACTTAGTCCAGGAGAAGTATCCTGAGACAACCCTGTCTCCAGGCTGGACCACCCTTTACCTGCCCCAGTTGCCGAATGGGACATACAGCCGAGCCATGGTGGAGAAGATGCAGGAGCTAGTGGGACCAGTGCCACAGAGGGTCACCTTCCCTGTGCGGGCTGTCATGGTGCGGGCTGCCTGGCCCCACTTTAGCTGGCTGCTGGGCCAATCTGAGAG GTACAGCCTGACGCTGTGGCAGAGCGCCTCAGACCCCCTGTTGGTAGACGATCTCCTCTACGTCCGGGACAACACTGCTGCTCACCAGACCTACTACGACATCTTTGAGCCGCTCCTGTCGCAGTTCAAGCAGCTCGCCG CGAATACCTCACGAAAGCAAAGCTACTACACCGGGGGCAGCCTGGTCCCTCTTCTCCAGCTCCCAGGGGAGGAGGGTGTGAGCGTGGAGTGGCTGGTTCCTGAGATCCAGGGCAATGGAAGCACAGCAACAGTGCACCTCCCAG ACAGAGAAGGCATGATCCTGCTGAATGTTGGCCTTCAGGAACCTGCAGCTGGGGACCCTGTGGCCGTCGTACGTGCCCCAGACGGCCGTGCCCTGACGCTGGAGTCCTGCTTGAGGCAGCTGGCCATGCGCCCTGGATCCTGGGGCGTCCACTTGCACATGGCAGTGCCCACAGCCCTCCGGCCATCCCTGGCCACACTGGCCAACCTCTCCGCCCTTGGCCACCTGCTTAGGCCTGTGTGGGTTGGGGCCACAATCTCTCACGGGAGTTTTGTGGCCCCTGGCTACGTGACCGGCAGGGAActgcttgcagctgtggctgaggttttCCCCCACGTGACTGTGGCACCAGGCTGGCCTGAGGAAGTGCTGGGCAGTGGCTACAGGGAACAGCTGGTCACAGACATGTTGGAGCTGTGCCAGGGCCTCTGGCAACCTGTGTCCTTCCAGCTGCAGGCTGGGCCGCTGGGCCAGAGCACAGCTGGGGTCGTGGCCAGGCTGCTGGCAGCGTCCCCCCGGGCCACTGTCACAGTGGAACACAGACCTGGCCGGGGCCACTATGCATCTGTGCGGGCAGCGCTCCTGGCAGCCAGGGCTGCGGACAAGACCCGAGTCTACTACAGGCTACCCCAGAGTGACCGTGCAGACTTGCTGGCCGATGTGGGCAGAAACTGA